In Aegilops tauschii subsp. strangulata cultivar AL8/78 chromosome 3, Aet v6.0, whole genome shotgun sequence, one genomic interval encodes:
- the LOC141020689 gene encoding uncharacterized protein, protein MAMSNHAAAAGGGPVVMRRVERSLQFRRCGQPPLVTDQPYLGRYGSYGNRFIVTDLSTLQSDGACRRALRRMLAELPQLRALRLTQDEWDDVVTANVVPQIVRVACGNGATRGFTFRFEMEVDRQFIYDERALLMACKERELGGGGRPDKCPICLVGLEGEPAVQPPRCPHTFHRRCILMWFCKATTCPICRCDVRFCALPEFLAL, encoded by the exons ATGGCGATGTCcaatcacgccgccgccgccggcggcggcccAGTAGTCATGCGCCGCGTCGAG CGGTCCCTGCAGTTCCGCCGCTGCGGCCAGCCCCCGCTCGTGACGGACCAGCCGTACCTCGGGCGTTACGGCAGCTACGGCAACAGGTTCATCGTCACAGACCTCTCCACGCTCCAGAGCGACGGCGCCTGCCGCCGGGCGCTGCGCAGGATGCTGGCGGAACTGCCGCAGCTCCGGGCGCTCCGCCTCACCCAGGACGAGTGGGACGACGTCGTAACCGCTAACGTGGTGCCACAGATCGTCCGCGTGGCGTGCGGCAACGGCGCCACCCGCGGCTTCACCTTCCGCTTCGAGATGGAGGTGGACCGGCAGTTCATATACGACGAGCGGGCCCTCCTGATGGCGTGCAAGGAGagggagctcggcggcggcggcaggccgGACAAGTGCCCGATCTGCTTGGTGGGCCTGGAGGGAGAGCCCGCCGTGCAGCCACCGAGGTGCCCGCACACGTTCCACCGCAGGTGCATTTTAATGTGGTTCTGCAAGGCGACAACGTGCCCAATTTGCCGCTGTGACGTGAGGTTCTGTGCCCTGCCGGAGTTTCTTGCTCTGTAG
- the LOC109782006 gene encoding uncharacterized protein codes for MPQSPRSSRPNSPPTPAAAAPFSLPPTPRAHAPTPPPSPSLRSRSAAAPNPIPTATIDDPHRTRGRGRPKIEPMPRAAPKIRRQPHANQDIDLDRAGALHRRGLGWPASHVDVLLPPAPGNALGLRSQPHRHSHMYFSSPFSLSWSSPLCSLSPPFGLDSLDSLLLGGALSGICVEMARVLAARGARHPRRRSLLEPHPRRDHAPGHNFAADFADRGLPLNILLLLTLVWPRSSTKTTQPCVYAGDGDFREEEGCSQEDGRKKQADSIRSSRTKKLEEA; via the exons ATGCCTCAGTCGCCGCGCTCGTCCCGCCCTAACTCCCCTCCCACTCCAGCCGCCGCTGCCCCCTTCTCCCTCCCACCCACGCCCCGCGCCCACGCCCCAACCCCACCCCCTTCTCCTTCCCTCAGATCTCGATCTGCCGCCGCCCCCAACCCCATCCCCACCGCCACCATCGACGACCCTCACCGTACACGAGGTCGAGGCCGACCCAAGATCGAGCCCATGCCCAGAGCCGCCCCCAAGATTCGCAGGCAACCCCACGCCAATCAGGACATCGATCTGGATCGAGCAGGCGCTCTCCACCGACGGGGCTTGGGCTGGCCGGCGTCCCACGTTGATGTCCTCCTCCCTCCCGCTCCCGGCAACGCGCTCGGTCTCCGCAGCCAGCCTCACCGCCATAGTCACATGTACTTTTCCTCACCCTTCTCCCTTTCTTGGTCCtctcctctctgctctctctctcccccgtTTGGCTTGGACTCACTGGATTCGCTACTGCTGGGAGGTGCATTGAGCGGGATCTGCGTGGAGATGGCGCGGGTGCTGGCGGCACGCGGGGCACGGCACCCACGTCGCCGTAGCCTCTTGGAACCTCACCCCCGCCGAGACCATGCGCCAGGCCACAACTTCGCAGCCGACTTCGCTGACAGGGGCCTACCGCTCAACATCCTCCT GTTGCTGACTTTGGTCTGGCCAAGATCCAGCACGAAGACGACACAGCCATGTGTCTACGCTGGTGATGGGGACTTTCGG GAAGAAGAAGGTTGTTCACAAGAAGATGGCAGGAAGAAGCAGGCTGATTCCATTCGATCCTCAAG GACAAAGAAGTTGGAAGAAGCATAG